A window of Primulina tabacum isolate GXHZ01 chromosome 4, ASM2559414v2, whole genome shotgun sequence contains these coding sequences:
- the LOC142541888 gene encoding uncharacterized protein LOC142541888 yields the protein MEDMKKINHDAYIWLEKKPEQHWSKTYFSAIPKCDILLNNMCECFNSMILDAREKPIISMFETIRNLLMARFQTNREKAEKWDSVMCPKIKVVLAKNSKEVAAFSPLMADETHFQITGLHQQHSVDLCRMSCSCRKWDLTGIPCPHAVCAIWCKQENPEAYLVPPLQPIYKEKVGRPAKLRRRQPDEVPASRQSKLRGVKRNNKCRTCGGFGHNRRSCNISTASGLDRATQENNEMDIGETKTPQNYNEMDKGDVVELLLF from the exons ATGGAAGACATGAAGAAGATTAATCATGATGCCTATATATGGTTGGAAAAAAAACCTGAACAACACTGGTCCAAGACATACTTCAGCGCAATTCCAAAATGTGATATACTTCTTAACAACATGTGTGAGTGTTTCAACAGCATGATTTTAGATGCAAGAGAAAAACCAATCATCTCAATGTTCGAAACAATAAGAAATTTGTTGATGGCCAGGTTTCAAACCAACAGAGAGAAGGCCGAGAAATGGGATAGTGTGATGTGTCCGAAAATTAAAGTTGTCTTGGCAAAGAATAGCAAGGAAGTAGCTGCTTTTAGTCCTTTGATGGCTGATGAGACACATTTTCAGATCACAGGATTACACCAGCAGCACTCTGTTGACCTGTGTAGGATGAGTTGCAGTTGTAGGAAATGGGATTTGACTGGAATTCCATGTCCACATGCTGTTTGTGCTATTTGGTGTAAGCAAGAGAACCCGGAGGCTTAT TTAGTCCCTCCATTACAACCAATTTATAAAGAAAAAGTTGGTAGGCCAGCAAAGTTGAGAAGGCGACAACCTGATGAAGTTCCAGCTTCAAGACAATCAAAGTTGAGAGGTGTGAAACGAAACAACAAATGTCGGACATGTGGTGGGTTTGGACACAATCGAAGGAGTTGCAACATATCTACAGCAAGTGGTTTAGATAGGGCAACACAAGAGAACAATGAAATGGACATAGGTGAAACCAAAACACCACAAAATTACAACGAAATGGATAAAGGTGATGTTGTGGAGTTACTTTTGTTTTAA